The Microbacterium limosum genome contains a region encoding:
- a CDS encoding threonine/serine exporter family protein: protein MHQRRRRLLSSLGGLVRAEVPADTLTEAIPVIDDGMAVGILDIAVRIGQTMLATGASASDVTATIVRVSAAYGLDPVHVDVTYNSITASHHRGGAPRPITLLRVVRQTAPDHDKLRRLQSLVADVGQGLDLARARTRLREIRRSPFRYGPGIVIVAQAMLAVGVAVMFGAGPLAVAVAFVAAGAAAVTQALLARAKVPFFFSQIAGALVLTLVAALTPLLAMTSIPGGDSVRPSVIVASGVVLMLAGLTVVGAAQDAIDGFALTATGRILELTTQTLGVVLGILAGLQTARVVGLAMEPPSEALPLGPVPLQFAGAALIAVAVAVFNGAGLRIVVVSTVLSVVAWIGFLAASGAGLEVAAASGIGAFAGSFVGVIAAYRLHVPAVAITTAAILPMVPGAAVFRGLLGIVESGEDPQIMIAGFGTLAGAGVIGVSLAVGASLGIYLGQPVRASLGGVVRARARLRR from the coding sequence ATGCACCAGCGCCGTCGTCGCCTCTTGTCCTCGCTCGGCGGGCTCGTCCGAGCAGAGGTGCCCGCCGACACCCTGACCGAGGCGATCCCGGTGATCGACGACGGGATGGCCGTCGGCATCCTCGATATCGCCGTGCGCATCGGGCAGACGATGCTCGCGACGGGCGCCTCCGCCAGCGACGTGACCGCGACGATCGTCCGGGTGAGCGCGGCCTACGGGCTCGACCCGGTGCACGTCGACGTCACCTACAACTCGATCACCGCATCGCACCACCGCGGCGGTGCCCCCCGCCCGATCACGCTCCTGCGCGTCGTGCGGCAGACGGCCCCCGACCACGACAAGCTGCGCCGCCTTCAGTCCCTCGTCGCGGATGTCGGCCAGGGGCTCGATCTCGCACGGGCACGCACGCGCCTGCGGGAGATCCGGCGCTCGCCGTTCCGCTACGGACCGGGCATCGTCATCGTCGCCCAGGCGATGCTGGCGGTGGGCGTCGCCGTGATGTTCGGCGCCGGCCCCCTCGCCGTCGCCGTCGCTTTCGTCGCGGCGGGTGCCGCCGCCGTCACGCAGGCCCTGCTCGCTCGCGCGAAGGTGCCCTTCTTCTTCAGCCAGATCGCGGGCGCACTCGTGCTCACCCTCGTCGCGGCGCTGACGCCACTGCTCGCGATGACCTCGATCCCGGGCGGCGACAGCGTCAGACCCTCCGTCATCGTCGCCTCCGGCGTCGTCCTGATGCTCGCGGGACTCACCGTCGTGGGTGCCGCGCAGGACGCTATCGACGGCTTCGCGCTGACCGCGACGGGGCGGATCCTCGAACTGACGACCCAGACGCTGGGCGTCGTGCTCGGCATCCTCGCCGGTCTCCAGACGGCGCGCGTGGTCGGGCTCGCGATGGAGCCGCCGAGCGAGGCCCTGCCGCTCGGGCCCGTGCCGCTGCAGTTCGCGGGAGCTGCGCTCATCGCGGTCGCCGTCGCCGTCTTCAACGGCGCGGGGCTGCGCATCGTCGTCGTGAGCACCGTCCTGAGCGTGGTCGCCTGGATCGGATTCCTCGCGGCGTCCGGCGCGGGTTTGGAAGTCGCCGCCGCCAGTGGCATCGGGGCGTTCGCGGGAAGCTTCGTCGGGGTGATCGCCGCGTACCGGCTCCACGTGCCGGCGGTCGCCATCACAACCGCGGCGATCCTGCCGATGGTGCCCGGTGCGGCCGTCTTCCGCGGCCTGCTCGGAATCGTCGAGTCGGGCGAAGACCCGCAGATCATGATCGCGGGCTTCGGTACGCTCGCGGGCGCCGGGGTCATCGGTGTGAGCCTCGCCGTCGGGGCGTCGCTGGGCATCTACCTCGGTCAGCCCGTGCGCGCCTCCCTCGGCGGCGTCGTGCGCGCCCGCGCTCGGCTGCGCCGATAG
- a CDS encoding aspartate-semialdehyde dehydrogenase: protein MTRIADSGLSVAVVGATGQVGTVMREILIERSFPIGELRLFATARSAGTSVEFGGHTVVIEDVATADPAGIDIALFSAGATGSRAHAPRFAEAGAVVIDNSSAWRMDPEVPLVVSEVNPHAIAQAVKGIIANPNCTTMAAMPVLKPLDAEAGLQRLIVSTYQAVSGSGLAGANELLGQVESVLAQGDTLRLVHDGSAVDFPAPEKYVAPIAFDVIPFAGNLVDDGDNETDEEKKLRNESRKILELPDLRVAGTCVRVPVFTGHSLSIHAEFADDISPQRAREILADAPGVALEDVPTPLRAAGSDPSFVGRIRADQSAPEGKGLVLFLSNDNLRKGAALNAVQIAELVAASLGASAAA from the coding sequence ATGACCCGTATCGCAGATTCCGGACTCTCCGTCGCCGTCGTGGGCGCCACCGGCCAGGTGGGCACCGTGATGCGAGAGATCCTGATCGAGCGCTCGTTCCCGATCGGTGAGCTCCGGCTGTTCGCCACCGCGCGCTCGGCCGGCACGAGCGTCGAGTTCGGCGGCCACACGGTCGTGATCGAGGATGTCGCGACGGCGGACCCGGCCGGGATCGACATCGCGCTCTTCTCCGCCGGCGCGACCGGATCGCGCGCCCACGCGCCCCGCTTCGCAGAGGCGGGCGCCGTCGTGATCGACAACTCGAGCGCGTGGCGGATGGATCCCGAGGTGCCGCTCGTCGTGAGCGAGGTCAACCCGCACGCGATCGCTCAGGCCGTCAAGGGAATCATCGCCAACCCCAACTGCACGACCATGGCGGCGATGCCGGTGCTGAAGCCGCTCGACGCCGAAGCGGGCCTGCAGCGCCTCATCGTCAGCACCTACCAGGCGGTCAGCGGATCGGGGCTCGCCGGAGCGAACGAGCTCCTCGGCCAGGTGGAGAGCGTGCTCGCGCAGGGCGACACGCTGCGTCTCGTGCACGACGGGTCGGCGGTCGACTTCCCGGCGCCGGAGAAGTACGTCGCGCCGATCGCCTTCGACGTCATCCCGTTCGCGGGCAATCTCGTCGACGACGGCGACAACGAGACCGACGAGGAGAAGAAGCTCCGCAACGAGAGCCGCAAGATCCTCGAACTACCCGACCTGAGGGTCGCCGGCACCTGCGTGCGCGTTCCGGTGTTCACCGGCCACTCGCTCTCGATCCACGCCGAGTTCGCGGACGACATCTCCCCGCAGCGCGCGCGCGAGATCCTCGCGGACGCGCCGGGTGTCGCGCTGGAGGATGTTCCGACGCCGCTTCGGGCGGCCGGCAGCGACCCGAGCTTCGTCGGGCGGATCCGGGCCGACCAGTCGGCTCCGGAGGGCAAGGGCCTCGTGCTCTTCCTCAGCAACGACAATCTGCGCAAGGGGGCGGCGCTGAACGCCGTGCAGATCGCGGAGCTGGTCGCCGCTTCGCTGGGCGCCTCCGCCGCCGCCTGA
- a CDS encoding glycoside hydrolase family 65 protein, whose amino-acid sequence MIDRDRFPIDPWRLVETSYSEEDTGVTETLFALGNGYVGMRGNHPEGRRAYEHGTFINGLHETWPIRHAEQAYGFAEVGQTIVNAPDAKVMRVYIDDEPLSLDVADVREYRRELDMREGVLRRHILWCTPSGKQVEIDFERLISFEEKHLAVMKLTVTVLNSDAPVAINCQLINRQDGEDVYGGTPNAPRKAGFDPRKAERIAAERTLLPQEYWQDGIRSTLSYQVNASGMTVAVVADHFIETDNEHELRTLIEPDIAKNVFRVQAKAGVPTTVTKMVAYHSSRGVPARELVDRCRRTLDRAATEGVAHIYERQRSWMDAFWERSDVVIGGHDDLQQATRWCLFQLAQAAARADGRGVPAKGVTGSGYSGHYFWDTEIYVLPFLAYTSPLWGRNALRTRTLMLPAARRRAFQLNEAGALFPWRTINGEEASAYYAAGTAQYHINADITYALAKYVRATGDVDFLHREGVDIAVETARLWATLGFWREGDERATFHIHGVTGPDEYTTVVNDNLFTNVMARFNLRFAARTVREMQDDDPDAYRLMVDRLGLDPAEAEGWDMAAEAMHIPFSEALGIHPQDSLFLEREVWDLEHTPVEQRPLLLHFHPLVIYRFQVLKQADVVLALFLQGNHFTPEEKLADFQYYDPLTTGDSTLSAVVQSILAAEVGYQDLALDYFAQSIFVDLADLHHNASDGVHVASAGGVWTALVSGFGGMRDHFGELSFDPRLPASWPSLSYSLRWHDAKLGIVITADAFRLRADDAGPVTFSVRGEQYTVEAGGELVIPLSDQGPVLAGKPTLKQFEDVRRDDGTLLSASVPTVTTSLPPVTEAIPVVGGAPGSADDAGYGVDS is encoded by the coding sequence ATGATCGATCGCGATCGCTTCCCCATCGACCCGTGGCGTCTGGTCGAGACGTCGTACTCCGAAGAGGACACGGGGGTCACCGAGACGCTCTTCGCCCTCGGCAACGGATACGTGGGCATGCGCGGCAACCACCCCGAGGGACGCCGGGCGTACGAGCACGGAACCTTCATCAACGGCCTCCACGAGACGTGGCCGATCCGTCACGCGGAGCAGGCCTACGGCTTCGCCGAGGTGGGCCAGACGATCGTCAACGCGCCCGATGCGAAAGTCATGCGGGTCTACATCGACGACGAGCCGCTGTCGCTCGACGTCGCCGACGTGAGGGAGTACCGTCGCGAGCTCGACATGAGGGAGGGCGTGCTGCGGCGCCACATCCTCTGGTGCACGCCGTCGGGCAAGCAGGTGGAGATCGACTTCGAGCGCCTCATCTCCTTCGAGGAGAAGCACCTCGCCGTCATGAAGCTCACGGTCACCGTGCTCAACTCCGACGCCCCCGTGGCGATCAACTGCCAGCTCATCAACCGGCAGGACGGCGAGGACGTCTACGGCGGCACTCCGAACGCGCCGCGCAAGGCGGGCTTCGACCCCCGCAAGGCCGAGCGCATCGCCGCCGAGCGCACGCTGCTGCCCCAGGAGTACTGGCAGGACGGCATCCGCTCCACGCTGAGCTACCAGGTCAACGCCTCGGGCATGACGGTCGCCGTCGTCGCCGATCACTTCATCGAGACCGACAACGAGCACGAACTGCGCACGCTCATCGAGCCCGACATCGCCAAGAACGTCTTCCGCGTTCAGGCCAAGGCGGGGGTGCCCACCACCGTGACGAAGATGGTGGCCTACCACTCCTCTCGCGGGGTGCCCGCGCGGGAGCTGGTCGACCGCTGCCGGCGCACGCTCGATCGGGCGGCGACCGAAGGGGTCGCGCACATCTACGAACGCCAGCGGAGCTGGATGGACGCGTTCTGGGAGCGCTCCGACGTGGTCATCGGCGGTCACGACGACCTGCAGCAGGCCACGCGCTGGTGCCTCTTCCAGCTGGCCCAGGCGGCGGCGCGCGCGGACGGGCGGGGCGTCCCGGCGAAGGGGGTCACGGGGTCGGGCTACAGCGGCCACTACTTCTGGGACACCGAGATCTACGTCCTGCCCTTCCTGGCCTATACGAGCCCGTTGTGGGGGCGCAACGCGCTGCGCACGCGGACGCTGATGCTCCCCGCCGCGCGCCGGCGGGCCTTCCAGCTCAACGAGGCCGGAGCCCTCTTCCCCTGGCGCACGATCAACGGCGAGGAGGCGTCCGCCTACTACGCGGCGGGCACCGCGCAGTACCACATCAACGCCGACATCACGTATGCGCTGGCGAAGTACGTGCGCGCCACCGGCGACGTCGACTTCCTCCATCGCGAGGGCGTCGACATCGCGGTGGAGACGGCCCGGCTGTGGGCCACCCTCGGGTTCTGGCGGGAGGGCGACGAGCGTGCGACCTTCCACATCCACGGAGTCACCGGACCGGACGAGTACACGACCGTCGTCAACGACAACTTGTTCACCAACGTGATGGCTCGCTTCAACCTCCGCTTCGCCGCGCGGACGGTGCGGGAGATGCAGGATGACGATCCCGACGCATACCGCCTCATGGTCGACCGGCTGGGTCTCGACCCCGCCGAGGCCGAAGGGTGGGACATGGCCGCGGAGGCGATGCACATTCCCTTCAGCGAGGCGCTCGGCATCCACCCACAGGACTCGCTTTTCCTCGAGCGGGAGGTCTGGGACCTCGAGCACACCCCGGTCGAGCAGCGTCCGCTGCTGCTGCACTTCCACCCGCTCGTGATCTACCGCTTCCAGGTGCTCAAGCAGGCCGACGTCGTGCTCGCGCTGTTCCTCCAGGGCAACCACTTCACGCCCGAGGAGAAGCTCGCCGACTTCCAGTACTACGACCCGCTGACAACGGGCGACTCGACGCTCTCCGCGGTCGTGCAGTCGATCCTCGCGGCCGAGGTGGGGTATCAGGACCTGGCGCTGGACTACTTCGCGCAGTCGATCTTCGTCGACCTCGCCGACCTGCACCACAACGCCTCCGACGGGGTGCATGTGGCCTCGGCGGGCGGTGTCTGGACAGCCCTCGTCTCGGGATTCGGGGGGATGCGCGACCACTTCGGCGAACTGAGCTTCGACCCGCGTCTGCCGGCTTCCTGGCCGTCGCTGTCGTACTCGCTGCGGTGGCACGACGCCAAACTGGGCATCGTCATCACCGCCGACGCGTTCCGCCTGCGCGCCGACGACGCGGGGCCGGTGACGTTCTCGGTGCGCGGGGAGCAGTACACGGTCGAGGCGGGCGGCGAGCTCGTCATCCCACTGAGCGATCAGGGGCCGGTGCTGGCGGGAAAACCCACGCTGAAGCAGTTCGAGGACGTCCGCCGCGACGACGGCACGCTGCTGTCGGCATCCGTTCCGACGGTCACGACGAGCCTGCCGCCTGTCACGGAGGCGATCCCGGTCGTCGGCGGCGCGCCCGGCTCGGCGGACGATGCGGGGTACGGGGTGGACAGCTGA
- a CDS encoding IPT/TIG domain-containing protein, whose product MRGGGGAGGVEGPSAGRGGGGGTGSTGGASLAIEGSGLADATVNIDGRPAAVVPFTYVPRPIVAGVAPATVVQGSAPTVTITGENFGAVTDVLFGSEAATTFTIMSDTLISATVPSSLRSGAVSTTVVSPGAESATTSADTLIVARVQRPGRGPVRQRDHRRLHPEGFRARPRPAPTDTATPSDTAASASRGELARSGGAVMTLQRSIANVGA is encoded by the coding sequence GTGCGCGGCGGGGGCGGCGCGGGCGGGGTCGAGGGTCCGTCTGCTGGCCGCGGAGGCGGCGGCGGCACCGGATCCACGGGAGGCGCGTCGCTCGCGATCGAGGGGAGCGGCCTGGCCGACGCGACGGTGAACATCGACGGACGACCGGCGGCCGTGGTCCCATTCACCTACGTACCGCGCCCGATCGTGGCGGGCGTGGCCCCCGCGACCGTCGTGCAGGGCAGTGCGCCCACCGTCACCATCACGGGAGAGAATTTCGGCGCCGTCACGGACGTCTTGTTCGGCTCGGAGGCGGCGACGACGTTCACGATCATGTCGGACACCCTCATCAGCGCCACCGTGCCGTCGAGCCTGCGCTCGGGAGCCGTGAGCACCACGGTGGTGTCGCCCGGGGCCGAGAGCGCCACCACCTCCGCGGACACGCTCATCGTCGCTCGCGTTCAGCGTCCAGGCCGAGGACCAGTACGGCAACGCGACCATCGCCGATTACACCCTGAGGGTTTCCGAGCCCGCCCCCGCCCCGCACCGACGGACACCGCCACGCCGTCGGACACCGCCGCGTCCGCATCCCGCGGAGAGTTGGCGCGGTCGGGAGGTGCGGTCATGACTCTGCAGCGATCGATCGCGAACGTCGGCGCATGA
- a CDS encoding DNA polymerase III subunit gamma and tau, which translates to MTAALYRRYRPETFGQMIGQSQVTEPLMTALRNDRVGHAYLFSGPRGCGKTTSARILARCLNCAQGPTDTPCGTCPSCVELSRAGGGSLDVVEIDAASHNGVDDARDLRERAIFAPARDRFKIFILDEAHMVTQQGFNALLKLVEEPPDHVKFIFATTEPEKVLGTIRSRTHHYPFRLVPPGPMLEYVQQLCGEEGVQVESGVLPLVVRAGGGSPRDTLSLLDQLIAGSDQGRVVYERAVALLGYTHTELLDEVVDALSAGDAAAAFGAVDRVVQTGQDPRRFVDDLLERLRDLIVVEATGAGASAVLRGIPADELDRMGRQATNFGGTRLSRVADLVSATLDDMSGATSPRLHLELMIARVLAADAAAGAAPASPAPAEPRADTVRGSAPAKPSARPVAEPPVVRPVPSHSVRPEAPAAREPAPVEPASGEPASTEPAPADPPANAALPENVGPATPPAPVTHARVRDSWPEILGVLETISRSSWLIASNARVVAYDDEVLTLAFQSQGDVAKFRELKAGSGASEDLRQAIDRVLGVRVKFLARGEGPSSPPPPADDSPPDDEPPYDEEPPRDRPSGERAPRQAPPAAPPPRASRPPQGSAAPAAPVTEWAVATIPAGEGPAPDPSAGYAPFPVDDDPEEAVAAAAFVATIPAVREGEVLADDDAAPVDDDPVDDVDTLGPAGAGGSAPVVAAPTQAPTAAMRAVAPDARPHRPASALRSDGIDRYGEAVVRQILGARFVREERYEPPARFS; encoded by the coding sequence GTGACCGCCGCCCTCTACCGCCGTTATCGTCCCGAGACGTTCGGGCAGATGATCGGGCAGTCGCAGGTCACCGAGCCGCTCATGACGGCGCTGCGCAACGACCGGGTCGGCCACGCGTACCTCTTCTCGGGCCCGCGCGGCTGCGGGAAGACCACGTCGGCACGCATCCTCGCGCGGTGCCTGAACTGCGCCCAGGGACCGACCGACACGCCGTGCGGCACCTGCCCCAGCTGCGTCGAGCTCTCCCGCGCGGGCGGGGGCTCGCTCGACGTCGTCGAGATCGACGCGGCCAGCCACAACGGCGTCGACGACGCGCGGGATCTGCGCGAGCGCGCGATCTTCGCCCCCGCGCGGGACCGCTTCAAGATCTTCATCCTCGACGAGGCGCACATGGTCACGCAGCAGGGCTTCAACGCCCTGCTCAAGCTCGTGGAGGAGCCGCCCGACCACGTCAAGTTCATCTTCGCGACCACCGAGCCCGAGAAGGTGCTCGGAACGATCCGCTCGCGCACGCACCACTACCCCTTCCGGCTCGTGCCGCCCGGGCCGATGCTCGAGTACGTGCAGCAGCTGTGCGGCGAGGAGGGCGTGCAGGTCGAGTCCGGGGTGCTTCCGCTCGTCGTCCGCGCCGGCGGCGGTTCGCCACGAGACACGCTGTCGCTGCTCGACCAGCTCATCGCCGGTTCCGACCAGGGTCGCGTCGTGTACGAGCGGGCGGTGGCGCTGCTCGGGTACACCCACACCGAGCTTCTCGACGAGGTCGTCGACGCCCTCTCCGCGGGCGACGCGGCAGCGGCGTTCGGCGCGGTCGACAGGGTCGTGCAGACGGGTCAGGATCCGCGCCGCTTCGTCGACGATCTGCTCGAGCGGCTGCGCGATCTCATCGTCGTCGAGGCCACAGGAGCCGGCGCGTCCGCCGTGCTCCGCGGCATCCCGGCCGACGAGCTCGATCGCATGGGTCGCCAGGCGACCAACTTCGGGGGGACGCGGCTGTCCCGCGTCGCCGACCTCGTCAGTGCCACGCTCGATGACATGTCCGGCGCGACGTCGCCGCGCCTGCACCTCGAGCTCATGATCGCGCGCGTGCTGGCGGCGGATGCCGCGGCCGGCGCCGCACCGGCATCCCCCGCACCGGCCGAGCCGCGCGCGGACACCGTGCGCGGCTCGGCGCCCGCAAAGCCTTCCGCGCGCCCCGTCGCGGAGCCCCCCGTGGTCCGGCCGGTGCCGTCGCACTCCGTGCGTCCAGAGGCGCCCGCCGCGCGCGAGCCCGCGCCTGTCGAGCCAGCGTCCGGCGAGCCCGCATCCACCGAGCCCGCTCCCGCCGATCCTCCCGCGAATGCGGCGCTCCCCGAGAACGTCGGGCCGGCCACCCCGCCCGCACCGGTCACGCACGCGCGCGTCAGGGATTCGTGGCCCGAGATCCTCGGAGTGCTCGAGACCATCAGCCGATCGTCCTGGCTGATCGCGAGCAACGCCCGCGTCGTCGCCTATGACGACGAAGTGCTCACGCTGGCGTTCCAGAGTCAGGGCGACGTCGCGAAGTTCCGTGAGCTGAAGGCGGGATCGGGCGCGAGCGAAGACCTCCGCCAGGCGATCGACCGCGTGCTCGGCGTGCGGGTGAAATTCCTCGCGCGGGGCGAGGGCCCGTCGTCCCCTCCGCCACCCGCAGACGATTCGCCGCCGGACGACGAGCCGCCGTACGACGAGGAGCCCCCGCGCGATCGACCGTCCGGCGAACGGGCTCCCCGCCAGGCGCCGCCCGCCGCGCCGCCGCCGCGCGCGTCGCGTCCGCCCCAGGGGAGCGCGGCACCCGCGGCCCCGGTGACGGAGTGGGCGGTCGCGACCATCCCCGCAGGCGAAGGGCCCGCGCCAGACCCCTCCGCGGGCTACGCGCCGTTCCCCGTCGACGACGACCCGGAGGAGGCGGTCGCGGCGGCCGCCTTCGTCGCGACCATCCCCGCGGTCCGCGAGGGCGAGGTGCTCGCCGACGACGATGCGGCGCCGGTCGACGACGACCCCGTCGACGACGTGGACACCCTCGGCCCCGCCGGCGCGGGCGGAAGCGCACCGGTGGTCGCAGCCCCGACGCAGGCGCCCACCGCGGCGATGCGGGCGGTGGCGCCCGACGCGCGCCCGCATCGGCCGGCGTCCGCGCTGCGCAGCGACGGCATCGACCGCTACGGCGAAGCCGTCGTCCGTCAGATCCTCGGCGCACGATTCGTGCGTGAAGAGCGCTACGAGCCCCCCGCGAGGTTCAGCTGA
- a CDS encoding aspartate kinase translates to MALIVQKYGGSSVADAESIKRVAKRIVDTRRGGNDVVVAVSAMGDTTDELLDLAGQVAPIPAPRELDMLLSSGERISMALLAMAIHSMGFEARSFTGSQAGMITDSTHGAARIVDVTPVRLREALDEGAIVIVAGFQGFNRDTRDITTLGRGGSDTTAVALAAALNADVCEIYSDVDGIFTADPRIVPKAHKLDTVSSEEMLELAANGAKVLYIRAVEYARRHDVLIHARSTFSSGEGTLVLDEKRRAALAQQGDGMEEPIVTGVATDVGQAKITVIGVPDVPGKAAEIFNIVAKSGANVDMIVQNVSAAATGRTDISFTLPKGDAATALKALAGEQTSVGFESLVHDDQIGKLSVVGAGMRTHSGVSATLFEALSVTGVNIEMISTSEIRISVVVRASDLAEAARVVHTAYGLDGDTDATVYAGTGR, encoded by the coding sequence GTGGCTCTGATCGTGCAGAAGTACGGCGGTTCGTCGGTCGCCGACGCCGAGAGCATCAAGCGGGTGGCCAAGCGCATCGTCGACACCCGCCGCGGCGGCAACGACGTCGTCGTAGCCGTGAGCGCGATGGGCGACACGACCGACGAGCTGCTCGACCTCGCCGGGCAGGTCGCCCCCATCCCCGCACCCCGGGAGCTGGACATGCTGCTCTCGAGCGGCGAACGCATCTCGATGGCCCTCCTCGCGATGGCCATCCACTCGATGGGCTTCGAGGCGCGCTCGTTCACGGGCAGCCAGGCGGGGATGATCACCGACTCCACCCACGGCGCCGCCCGCATCGTCGACGTCACCCCCGTGCGCCTGCGCGAGGCGCTCGACGAGGGGGCGATCGTGATCGTCGCGGGCTTCCAGGGCTTCAACCGCGACACCCGCGACATCACGACGCTCGGCCGTGGCGGGTCCGACACGACGGCCGTCGCGCTCGCGGCGGCTTTGAACGCCGACGTCTGCGAGATCTACAGCGACGTCGACGGCATCTTCACCGCCGACCCCCGCATCGTCCCGAAGGCGCACAAGCTCGACACCGTCTCCAGCGAGGAAATGCTCGAGCTTGCCGCCAACGGGGCGAAGGTCCTCTACATCCGCGCCGTCGAGTACGCCCGCCGTCACGACGTGCTGATCCACGCGCGGTCCACGTTCAGCTCGGGCGAGGGCACCCTCGTCCTCGACGAGAAGCGCCGCGCGGCGCTCGCACAGCAGGGAGACGGCATGGAAGAGCCCATCGTCACGGGTGTCGCCACGGATGTGGGACAGGCCAAGATCACCGTCATCGGCGTGCCCGATGTCCCGGGCAAGGCGGCCGAGATCTTCAACATCGTCGCGAAGTCGGGCGCGAATGTCGACATGATCGTCCAGAACGTCTCCGCCGCCGCGACGGGGCGCACCGATATCTCCTTCACGCTTCCCAAGGGGGATGCCGCCACCGCGCTCAAGGCGCTCGCCGGCGAGCAGACCTCGGTGGGCTTCGAGAGTCTCGTACACGACGACCAGATCGGAAAGCTCTCGGTCGTCGGCGCCGGCATGCGCACCCACTCGGGCGTCTCGGCGACGCTCTTCGAGGCGCTCAGCGTGACGGGCGTCAACATCGAGATGATCTCGACCTCCGAGATCCGCATCTCGGTCGTCGTGCGAGCGAGCGACCTTGCCGAAGCGGCGCGGGTCGTCCACACGGCGTACGGCCTCGACGGCGACACCGACGCGACCGTCTACGCCGGGACGGGTCGCTGA
- the recR gene encoding recombination mediator RecR, with the protein MYDGIVQDLIDEFGRLPGIGPKSAQRITFHILQTPAFDVSRLSQLLAEVREKVRFCEICGNVSEQDRCSICRDPRRNPQVICVVEDAKDVAAIERTREFRGLYHVLGGAISPIDGVGPDDLRVAELMTRLADGTVQEVIIATNPNLEGEATATYLSRLLLSLQIRVTRLASGLPVGGDLEYADEVTLGRAFEGRRTL; encoded by the coding sequence ATGTACGACGGCATCGTCCAAGACCTGATCGACGAGTTCGGCAGGCTTCCCGGCATCGGGCCGAAGTCGGCGCAGCGCATCACCTTCCACATCCTCCAGACGCCCGCTTTCGACGTGTCCCGCCTCTCGCAGCTGCTGGCGGAGGTGCGAGAGAAGGTGCGGTTCTGCGAGATCTGCGGCAACGTCTCTGAGCAGGACCGCTGCAGCATCTGCCGCGACCCGCGGCGCAACCCTCAGGTCATCTGTGTCGTCGAAGACGCGAAGGATGTCGCGGCCATCGAGCGCACCCGCGAGTTCCGGGGTCTGTATCACGTGCTGGGCGGGGCGATCAGCCCGATCGACGGCGTCGGGCCCGACGATCTCCGTGTCGCCGAGCTGATGACGCGTCTCGCGGACGGGACGGTGCAGGAGGTCATCATCGCCACCAACCCGAACCTCGAGGGCGAGGCGACCGCGACCTATCTCAGCCGCCTGCTGCTCAGCCTGCAGATCCGCGTCACGCGTCTCGCCTCGGGGCTGCCGGTCGGCGGCGACCTCGAGTACGCCGACGAGGTCACCCTGGGGCGCGCCTTCGAGGGTCGACGGACCCTGTAG